In the genome of Paenibacillus pabuli, one region contains:
- a CDS encoding FecCD family ABC transporter permease: MESSTLVGAERKKRTKSTIVMIVLGALIITAFIISMNTGFTRLSPLEVMRTLFGGGTAKQELILFEFRLPRIVISVLVGAGLALSGCILQGVSRNPLADPGILGINAGAGLVVMLFVSFFPTTTAAPVFLLPILALIGATFAAFLIYVLSYKKGEGLMPTRMLLTGIGVAAGISSAMIVLTLRLSPEKYQFVATWMAGSIWGSNWKFVTALLPFLIVLVPLVVYKARVLNVLNLGDQTASGLGAPVERERLILLAAAVGLAGSCVSVSGGIGFVGLIGPHLARRLVGPKHQFLLPASALVGSLLVLVADTLGRVILQPSEIPAGILVAIIGAPYFLYLMSKTK, translated from the coding sequence ATGGAATCCTCAACTTTGGTTGGAGCAGAACGCAAGAAGAGAACTAAAAGCACCATTGTCATGATTGTGCTTGGTGCGTTGATTATTACGGCTTTTATTATCAGTATGAATACAGGGTTCACTCGGCTTTCTCCACTTGAAGTGATGCGTACCCTTTTTGGTGGCGGGACGGCTAAGCAGGAACTGATCCTGTTTGAATTCCGTTTGCCGCGTATCGTCATTTCGGTTCTGGTCGGTGCGGGACTTGCCCTATCCGGTTGTATTCTGCAGGGGGTATCCCGAAATCCTCTGGCTGATCCAGGTATTCTCGGCATTAACGCCGGAGCCGGGCTGGTTGTTATGTTGTTTGTTTCCTTCTTCCCGACAACGACGGCGGCTCCAGTATTCTTGCTTCCGATTCTGGCCCTGATTGGGGCAACGTTTGCGGCATTTCTAATATATGTGCTCTCCTATAAAAAGGGAGAAGGACTCATGCCTACGCGTATGCTGCTTACAGGGATTGGGGTAGCGGCAGGAATCAGCTCGGCCATGATCGTGCTTACACTTCGGCTCAGTCCGGAGAAATATCAATTTGTGGCGACCTGGATGGCAGGTAGCATCTGGGGCTCCAACTGGAAATTCGTAACGGCGTTGCTGCCGTTTCTCATTGTTCTTGTGCCGCTTGTTGTATATAAAGCCCGTGTGCTCAATGTACTGAATCTCGGTGATCAAACAGCCAGCGGTCTCGGCGCGCCGGTGGAGCGTGAAAGACTGATCCTGCTCGCTGCTGCGGTGGGACTGGCCGGATCATGCGTATCCGTCAGTGGAGGCATTGGTTTTGTGGGTCTGATCGGTCCACATCTGGCACGTCGTCTCGTGGGGCCAAAACATCAGTTCCTTTTGCCTGCATCCGCACTGGTCGGATCATTGCTTGTGCTTGTTGCAGATACACTGGGACGTGTCATTTTGCAGCCTTCGGAGATTCCGGCAGGTATTCTGGTTGCTATTATTGGTGCCCCATATTTCCTGTATCTCATGAGTAAAACGAAATAG
- a CDS encoding FecCD family ABC transporter permease, with amino-acid sequence MSSKVSSASQPTESPTAKIHTRPWAATLILTGGILLLALGMALSISFGAADIKLGVVWEAIFNFNPELTPHQIIWEIRLPRILGGAMVGACFAVAGAIMQGMTRNPLADSGLLGLNAGAGFALAVCFAFFPGMSYMYIIMYSFLGAGLGVLLVYGFGAASKSGLTPLRLVLAGAAVSAMLAALSEGIALYFKIGQDLAFWTAGGVAGTKWSQLEVMFPWVLAALIAGLLISRSITLLSLGEDIAVGLGQRTGLIKLIGLIVVLILAGTAVSVVGAVGFVGLIIPHLTRKLVGVDYRWIIPCSAVMGSLLLVFADLAARMINPPYETPIGALVALIGVPFFLYLARKERRAL; translated from the coding sequence ATGAGTTCGAAAGTTTCATCGGCAAGTCAACCTACAGAATCACCGACTGCCAAAATCCACACTCGTCCCTGGGCTGCCACATTAATCCTGACCGGGGGTATTCTGCTGCTCGCGCTGGGTATGGCATTGTCCATTTCGTTTGGGGCCGCAGATATCAAGTTGGGCGTTGTATGGGAGGCCATTTTTAACTTTAATCCTGAACTGACTCCGCATCAGATCATATGGGAGATTCGGTTACCGCGTATTCTTGGCGGAGCGATGGTCGGTGCCTGCTTCGCAGTAGCCGGTGCCATTATGCAGGGGATGACCCGTAACCCGCTGGCAGATTCCGGTTTGCTCGGACTGAATGCCGGCGCAGGATTTGCGCTAGCTGTCTGCTTTGCCTTTTTCCCGGGCATGTCATATATGTATATCATTATGTACTCCTTCCTGGGAGCAGGACTTGGGGTCCTGCTGGTCTATGGTTTCGGTGCAGCGTCCAAATCCGGACTTACACCTCTTCGGCTTGTTCTTGCAGGGGCGGCAGTATCTGCGATGTTGGCCGCGCTGAGTGAAGGAATTGCGCTGTATTTCAAAATTGGACAAGATCTTGCCTTCTGGACAGCTGGCGGTGTAGCCGGAACGAAGTGGTCCCAGCTGGAAGTCATGTTCCCTTGGGTTTTGGCTGCACTTATTGCAGGGCTTCTTATCTCCCGTTCCATTACGCTGCTTAGCTTGGGAGAAGACATCGCCGTTGGACTGGGGCAACGTACTGGATTGATTAAGTTGATTGGTCTGATTGTTGTACTGATCCTGGCAGGTACAGCCGTATCCGTGGTTGGTGCTGTTGGTTTTGTAGGACTGATCATTCCCCACCTCACACGTAAATTGGTTGGGGTCGATTATCGCTGGATTATTCCATGCTCCGCAGTAATGGGCAGTCTTCTGCTTGTATTTGCGGATTTGGCTGCACGTATGATTAACCCGCCATACGAGACGCCAATTGGCGCTCTGGTTGCTCTAATCGGGGTACCTTTCTTCCTCTATCTGGCGCGTAAAGAAAGGAGGGCTCTGTAA